The following proteins are encoded in a genomic region of Mycolicibacterium confluentis:
- a CDS encoding thiolase C-terminal domain-containing protein — protein sequence MSSDNSQSRLPLPQLTLDNEFFWTAGGDGVLRICECQDCHSLIHPPQPICRYCRSHDMGVRDVSGRGVLAGFTVNHRFSIPGLPAPYVVAQVAIEEDPRVRLTTNILVDIDENGGVDLELGQVVEVVFEKAADVYLPLFRPVTPKEVGELPADEIAPEEFSKFVRPMVRQDKFEDKSAITGIGISRIGRRLMVPPISLTIEACEAAIADAGLTLADIDGLSTYPGLDVAGMGEGGVNALEGALGIRPTWINGGMDTFGPGGSVIAAMMAVATGMARHVLCFRTLWEATYNQLLKEGKAAPAGGMRTTNWQAPFGATSAAHTLALNAQRHFDRYGTTRETLGWIALNQRANASINPTAIYRDPMTMEDYLSARPITTPFGLYDCDVPCDGAVAVIVSAVDVARDLRKPPVYFEAVGTQIIERTDWDQTTLTHEPQVLGQSAHLWSRTSLRPSDVHVAELYDGFTFNCLSWLEALGFCGIGEAKDFLDGGANIARDGVIPLNTHGGQLSHGRTHGMGLIHEAVTQLRGEAGERQVANARVAVASSGGLTPSGVLLLRTDTP from the coding sequence ATGAGTTCCGACAACAGCCAGTCACGTCTCCCGCTGCCGCAGCTGACGCTGGACAACGAGTTCTTCTGGACCGCGGGCGGCGACGGCGTGCTCCGGATCTGCGAATGCCAGGACTGCCACTCGCTGATCCATCCCCCGCAGCCCATCTGCCGGTACTGCCGCAGCCACGACATGGGCGTGCGCGACGTCTCCGGTCGGGGCGTGCTGGCTGGCTTCACGGTCAACCACCGGTTCAGCATTCCGGGGCTGCCCGCCCCCTACGTGGTGGCGCAGGTCGCGATCGAAGAGGATCCGCGGGTCCGGCTGACCACCAACATCCTGGTCGACATCGACGAGAACGGTGGTGTCGACCTGGAACTCGGTCAGGTCGTCGAGGTGGTCTTCGAGAAGGCCGCCGACGTGTACCTGCCGCTGTTCCGCCCCGTGACACCGAAAGAGGTGGGCGAACTGCCCGCCGACGAGATCGCCCCAGAGGAGTTCTCGAAGTTCGTCCGGCCCATGGTCAGACAGGACAAGTTCGAGGACAAGTCGGCGATCACGGGCATCGGCATATCGCGGATCGGCCGGCGTCTCATGGTGCCGCCGATCTCGCTGACCATCGAGGCCTGCGAGGCCGCGATCGCCGACGCCGGTCTGACGCTGGCCGATATCGACGGTCTCTCCACCTATCCCGGCCTCGACGTGGCGGGCATGGGCGAAGGTGGAGTCAACGCGCTCGAGGGCGCCCTCGGCATCCGGCCGACGTGGATCAACGGCGGTATGGACACGTTCGGTCCCGGCGGTTCGGTGATCGCGGCGATGATGGCCGTCGCGACCGGGATGGCGCGCCACGTGCTGTGCTTCCGCACGCTGTGGGAGGCCACCTACAACCAACTGCTCAAAGAGGGTAAGGCCGCCCCCGCCGGCGGTATGCGAACCACCAACTGGCAGGCCCCCTTCGGCGCCACGTCGGCCGCGCACACACTGGCGCTCAACGCGCAGCGCCACTTCGACCGTTACGGCACGACGCGGGAGACGCTGGGCTGGATCGCGTTGAACCAGCGGGCCAACGCGTCGATCAACCCGACCGCGATCTACCGCGATCCGATGACCATGGAGGACTACCTGTCGGCGCGGCCGATCACCACGCCGTTCGGCCTCTATGACTGTGACGTGCCGTGCGACGGCGCGGTCGCGGTCATCGTCTCCGCGGTCGACGTGGCCCGTGATCTGCGCAAGCCGCCGGTGTACTTCGAGGCGGTGGGCACGCAGATCATCGAGCGCACCGACTGGGACCAGACCACCCTGACCCATGAGCCACAGGTGCTCGGCCAGTCCGCGCACCTGTGGAGCCGAACCTCGTTGCGGCCCAGCGATGTCCACGTGGCTGAACTGTACGACGGCTTCACGTTCAACTGCCTGTCGTGGCTTGAGGCGCTTGGGTTCTGCGGCATCGGCGAGGCCAAGGACTTCCTCGACGGCGGCGCGAACATCGCGCGTGACGGCGTGATCCCGCTGAACACCCATGGTGGCCAGCTGTCCCACGGCCGCACGCACGGGATGGGTCTGATCCATGAGGCCGTCACGCAACTCCGCGGTGAGGCCGGTGAACGCCAGGTCGCAAATGCCCGCGTCGCGGTGGCCAGCAGTGGTGGACTGACACCGAGTGGAGTGCTGCTGCTGCGGACTGACACCCCGTGA
- a CDS encoding NAD(P)-dependent oxidoreductase: MKVGFVGAGRMGTPMVTRLVEAGHEVVVLGRTAERRDALTSLGARAVADPREVADGADIVVVCVFTDEQVRQLCLGPDGLISAMRPGSVLVLHTTGSPRTAEALAAEGNGVAVIDAPVSGGPHDIAAGEVTLFVGGADDAVAKARPALQSYGDPIVHVGGIGTGQKIKLVNNTLFAAQIGLIAEAARLAGALGIEESALLEALPHGSGASRALGNIARAGSSAAFISAVAEFIGKDVAVVRETASELGADLGRLDQLVEAGLGR, from the coding sequence ATGAAGGTCGGCTTCGTCGGCGCAGGCCGGATGGGCACACCGATGGTGACGCGCCTCGTCGAGGCCGGTCATGAGGTCGTCGTCCTGGGCCGCACAGCTGAGAGGCGCGACGCGTTGACGAGCCTCGGCGCGCGTGCGGTGGCCGACCCGCGTGAGGTCGCCGACGGCGCCGACATCGTCGTGGTGTGCGTGTTCACCGACGAGCAGGTTCGGCAGCTGTGCCTGGGTCCCGATGGTCTGATCTCGGCGATGCGTCCCGGATCGGTTCTGGTGCTGCACACCACGGGCAGTCCCCGCACCGCCGAAGCGCTGGCCGCCGAAGGCAACGGCGTAGCGGTCATCGACGCCCCAGTCAGCGGCGGCCCGCACGACATCGCGGCTGGCGAGGTGACGCTGTTCGTGGGCGGCGCCGACGACGCGGTGGCCAAGGCCCGCCCGGCGCTGCAGAGCTACGGCGACCCGATCGTGCACGTCGGCGGTATCGGAACCGGGCAGAAGATCAAGCTGGTGAACAACACACTGTTCGCCGCGCAGATCGGCCTGATCGCCGAGGCCGCCCGACTGGCGGGCGCACTCGGGATCGAGGAGTCTGCTCTGCTCGAGGCGCTTCCCCACGGCAGTGGTGCCAGCAGGGCCCTCGGCAACATTGCCCGCGCCGGTTCGTCGGCCGCATTCATCAGCGCCGTCGCGGAATTCATCGGCAAGGACGTCGCCGTGGTTCGGGAGACCGCCTCCGAACTCGGTGCCGACCTCGGGCGTCTCGATCAACTGGTCGAGGCTGGTTTGGGTCGATGA
- a CDS encoding acyl-CoA dehydrogenase family protein, translating into MRRTLFTEDHEAFRELARDFIEKEVVPAYPQWEKSGRMPRETFAKLGETGIMGVAIPEEYGGGGQSDYRYNVVLQEEAARALVTLSTVRTQLEVILPYFLHYANEEQRKRWFPGLADGTLLTAVAMTEPGTGSDLAGVRTTAVRDGDDYVLNGAKTFITGGMQADLVIVVARTSTDPDNRRKGLTLLVVEDGMPGFERGRELDKMGCKVQDTAELSFTDVRVPATNVLGEEGEAFSYLGHNLAQERLTVAVGSVAQSRSAIAAAIDYTKSRKAFGTPVASFQNTKFELAACSTEVEAAQAMLDLAVAEHVAGELSGADAARVKLFCTEMQARVIDRCLQLFGGYGYMMEYPIARLYTDARVARIYAGTSEVMKVIIAKSLGL; encoded by the coding sequence GTGCGCCGGACGCTGTTCACCGAGGACCACGAGGCGTTTCGCGAGCTTGCCCGCGACTTCATCGAGAAGGAGGTCGTGCCCGCCTACCCACAGTGGGAGAAGTCCGGCCGCATGCCGCGCGAGACGTTCGCCAAGCTCGGCGAGACCGGGATCATGGGTGTCGCGATTCCCGAGGAGTACGGCGGCGGCGGGCAGTCCGACTACCGCTACAACGTGGTGCTGCAGGAGGAGGCGGCCCGCGCGCTGGTCACGCTGTCGACGGTGCGCACCCAGCTCGAGGTGATCCTGCCGTACTTCCTGCACTACGCCAACGAGGAGCAGCGCAAGCGCTGGTTCCCCGGCCTGGCCGACGGCACGCTGCTGACCGCGGTCGCGATGACCGAACCGGGCACCGGATCCGACCTCGCGGGGGTGCGGACCACCGCGGTGCGTGACGGTGACGACTACGTGCTCAACGGCGCCAAGACGTTCATCACCGGCGGCATGCAGGCCGACCTGGTGATCGTCGTCGCGCGCACCTCGACCGACCCCGACAACCGCCGCAAAGGCCTGACGCTGCTGGTGGTCGAGGACGGGATGCCCGGCTTCGAACGCGGCCGCGAACTCGACAAGATGGGCTGCAAGGTTCAGGACACCGCCGAACTGTCGTTCACCGACGTGCGGGTGCCCGCAACCAACGTGCTGGGGGAGGAGGGCGAGGCGTTCTCCTACCTCGGCCACAACCTGGCCCAGGAACGCCTGACCGTCGCCGTCGGCTCGGTGGCGCAGTCCCGCTCGGCGATCGCGGCGGCCATCGACTACACCAAGTCCCGCAAGGCTTTCGGCACGCCGGTGGCGTCGTTCCAGAACACCAAGTTCGAACTCGCGGCATGCTCGACGGAGGTCGAGGCCGCCCAGGCGATGTTGGATCTGGCCGTCGCCGAGCATGTGGCGGGCGAGTTGTCGGGCGCCGACGCGGCGCGCGTGAAGCTGTTCTGCACCGAGATGCAGGCCCGGGTGATCGACCGCTGCCTGCAGTTGTTCGGCGGCTACGGCTACATGATGGAGTATCCGATCGCGCGGTTGTACACCGATGCACGCGTGGCCCGGATCTATGCCGGGACCTCTGAGGTGATGAAGGTGATCATCGCCAAGTCGCTCGGCCTCTAG
- a CDS encoding cytochrome P450: MTKPQVVFDPFSDEYFNDPYEIYLRMQDEAPVYYSEEFDFYALTRHADVAAALKDHETYSSTRGCDLAMVQSEEGPQKSIIFMDPPEHRVMRSLVNKAFTPRAIQSQRETVEELVDHYLSQVDPDNFDIIQDFSGPFPVEVITRMAGVPEDYRQMVRHWIDTSLTREPGNIGYTEAGMAAAIESGVYYYKLAQERRANPQDDMLSRLVAAEILTEDGQVRKLDDVEIAGFASLLGGAGAETVTKLVGSAMVTFAKNPEQWQKLLDDRSKVPAAVEEMLRFDGPVHYNVRFTLKEAHLHGTTIPAGKPVFLMYAAANRDPRAFTDAHIFDIDRDRTESQNLGLGYGIHSCLGAALARLETTIAVDRLLDFMPRYEVQWDGLERVHMQNVAGYHHVPVKVLR; encoded by the coding sequence ATGACCAAGCCCCAGGTCGTCTTCGATCCGTTCTCGGACGAGTACTTCAACGATCCCTACGAGATCTACCTGCGCATGCAGGACGAGGCGCCGGTGTACTACAGCGAGGAGTTCGACTTCTATGCGCTGACCCGGCACGCCGACGTCGCGGCGGCGCTCAAGGATCACGAGACCTACTCCTCCACGCGCGGGTGCGATCTGGCCATGGTGCAGTCCGAGGAGGGCCCGCAGAAGTCCATCATCTTCATGGACCCGCCGGAACACCGCGTGATGCGCAGCCTGGTCAACAAGGCGTTCACGCCGCGCGCGATCCAGTCCCAGCGCGAGACGGTCGAGGAACTCGTCGACCATTACCTGTCCCAGGTCGACCCGGATAATTTCGACATCATCCAGGACTTCTCCGGCCCGTTCCCCGTCGAGGTCATCACCCGGATGGCGGGTGTGCCAGAGGACTACCGCCAGATGGTGCGGCATTGGATCGACACGTCGCTGACCCGTGAACCCGGCAACATCGGCTACACCGAGGCCGGCATGGCCGCGGCGATCGAGTCGGGCGTGTACTACTACAAGCTGGCCCAGGAGCGACGGGCGAATCCGCAGGACGACATGCTCAGCCGCCTCGTGGCAGCCGAGATCCTCACCGAGGACGGTCAGGTCCGCAAACTCGACGACGTCGAGATCGCGGGCTTCGCCTCACTGCTCGGTGGCGCGGGAGCGGAGACCGTCACCAAACTCGTCGGCAGCGCGATGGTGACCTTCGCCAAGAACCCCGAGCAGTGGCAGAAGCTGTTGGACGATCGCAGCAAGGTTCCGGCCGCGGTCGAGGAGATGCTGCGGTTCGACGGCCCGGTGCACTACAACGTGCGCTTCACGCTCAAGGAAGCGCACCTGCACGGCACCACCATCCCCGCGGGCAAGCCGGTGTTCCTGATGTACGCCGCGGCCAACCGGGATCCGCGCGCGTTCACCGACGCCCACATCTTCGACATCGACCGCGACCGCACGGAGTCGCAGAACCTCGGGCTCGGCTACGGCATCCACAGCTGTCTGGGCGCGGCGCTCGCCAGGTTGGAGACCACGATCGCGGTGGATCGGCTGCTCGATTTCATGCCTCGCTACGAGGTCCAATGGGACGGCCTGGAGCGGGTGCACATGCAGAATGTCGCTGGTTACCACCATGTTCCGGTGAAGGTGCTGCGCTGA
- a CDS encoding alpha/beta hydrolase translates to MSNATSPTARVVLVDGVPMSGLLAEAQNPRAVVVALHGGATTSAYFDCPGHPALSLVRFGPSHGYTVLALDRPGFGASALYAEEFVDPTRRVEMAYAAVDKILGGRDRGAGLFVLAHSNGTELALRMAADDERGAALLGIEISGTGLRQQDAARAVLAGASVTNVPTGLRGLLWEPAELYPDGIASAVRIKTGPISPGYEADVVANWAETVTELAARVRVPVRYVLAEHERVWSTDEAAVREVTELFTASPDVTAVRQPNAGHNLSLGHAATEYHLGATAFAEQCRARRTGSGGTTTDFTMEAS, encoded by the coding sequence TTGAGCAATGCAACGTCCCCGACCGCGCGTGTGGTCCTCGTCGACGGCGTGCCGATGTCCGGCCTGCTCGCCGAGGCGCAGAATCCGCGCGCGGTCGTCGTGGCCCTGCACGGTGGAGCGACCACCAGCGCGTACTTCGACTGCCCGGGGCATCCCGCGCTGTCGCTGGTGCGGTTCGGACCTTCGCACGGGTACACCGTGCTGGCGCTGGACCGGCCGGGTTTCGGCGCTTCGGCGCTTTATGCCGAAGAGTTCGTCGATCCCACGCGGCGCGTCGAAATGGCCTATGCCGCAGTCGACAAGATCCTCGGGGGCCGGGACCGCGGCGCCGGACTGTTCGTGCTGGCGCACTCCAACGGCACCGAACTGGCGTTGCGGATGGCGGCGGACGACGAGCGCGGTGCGGCGCTGCTGGGCATCGAGATCTCCGGCACCGGACTGCGTCAGCAGGATGCGGCCCGCGCCGTGCTCGCGGGCGCGTCAGTGACCAACGTCCCCACCGGCCTGCGCGGCCTGCTGTGGGAACCTGCCGAACTCTATCCCGACGGCATCGCGTCGGCGGTGCGCATCAAGACCGGCCCCATCTCCCCCGGCTACGAGGCCGACGTCGTCGCGAACTGGGCCGAGACCGTCACGGAACTGGCTGCGCGCGTGCGAGTTCCGGTGCGCTATGTGCTCGCGGAGCACGAGCGGGTATGGTCCACCGACGAGGCAGCGGTGCGCGAGGTCACCGAGTTGTTCACGGCCTCCCCCGATGTCACCGCCGTCCGCCAGCCCAATGCCGGACACAACCTGAGCCTGGGGCACGCAGCCACCGAGTACCACCTCGGCGCAACCGCGTTCGCCGAGCAGTGCCGAGCCCGCCGTACCGGGTCCGGTGGGACCACTACCGATTTCACGATGGAGGCCAGTTGA
- a CDS encoding NAD(P)-dependent oxidoreductase, with the protein MRVGFIGLGSQGGPMARAIVDAGIPTTLWARRPASLEPYADTAAKVAGTPAELAAESDIVCLCVIGDDDIRQLAYGDEGLLAGLKPGGIIVIHSTVHPDTCRELAEKASAQGVSVVDAPVSGGGPAVEAKQLLVMVGGDEADLEKCRPVFETYADPIVHLGPLGAGQVSKILNNLLFSANLGAAISLLELGEQLGVERAKLGEVLTRGSGTSKAINSIAMFGGTLEHLAPIAGGLLQKDVRLAADLAAKADAEEGTVFVVADTALDRMDSRR; encoded by the coding sequence ATGCGAGTCGGATTCATTGGATTGGGCAGCCAGGGTGGACCGATGGCGCGCGCCATCGTCGACGCCGGGATCCCCACCACCCTCTGGGCGCGCCGTCCCGCGTCACTGGAGCCGTACGCCGACACCGCGGCCAAGGTTGCGGGCACGCCCGCCGAACTGGCGGCCGAGAGCGACATCGTGTGCCTGTGCGTCATCGGCGACGACGACATTCGCCAACTGGCCTACGGCGACGAAGGCCTGCTCGCCGGCCTGAAGCCCGGCGGCATCATTGTCATCCACAGCACCGTGCATCCTGACACCTGCCGCGAACTCGCCGAAAAGGCGTCCGCACAGGGTGTTTCCGTCGTCGACGCGCCGGTCAGCGGTGGTGGGCCCGCGGTCGAGGCCAAGCAGCTTCTGGTGATGGTCGGCGGCGACGAGGCCGACCTCGAGAAATGCCGCCCGGTGTTCGAGACCTACGCCGACCCGATCGTGCACCTCGGGCCACTGGGCGCCGGACAGGTCAGCAAGATCCTGAACAACCTGCTGTTCAGCGCGAACCTCGGTGCCGCGATCAGCCTGCTCGAACTGGGTGAGCAGTTGGGCGTCGAGCGCGCCAAGTTGGGCGAGGTGCTCACCCGCGGGTCGGGCACCAGCAAGGCGATCAACAGCATCGCGATGTTCGGCGGCACGCTCGAGCACCTGGCTCCCATCGCGGGCGGGTTGCTGCAGAAGGACGTTCGCCTGGCCGCGGATCTCGCAGCCAAGGCCGATGCGGAGGAGGGCACGGTGTTCGTCGTCGCCGACACCGCCCTGGATCGGATGGACTCCCGCCGATGA
- a CDS encoding ferredoxin, giving the protein MSGKVEVDFELCEANGVCMGIIPEVFDLDDEDYLHVLTHEVTPENESQIREAVRQCPRQAISIRE; this is encoded by the coding sequence ATGAGTGGAAAAGTGGAAGTCGACTTCGAACTCTGCGAGGCCAACGGGGTGTGCATGGGCATCATCCCGGAGGTGTTCGACCTTGACGACGAGGACTATCTGCACGTCCTTACACACGAGGTGACCCCGGAGAACGAGTCGCAGATCCGCGAGGCCGTGCGGCAGTGCCCGCGGCAGGCGATCTCGATCCGAGAGTAG
- a CDS encoding thiolase family protein: protein MRETVIVGAVRTPVGKRNGGLSDQHAADLSALVLNELADRTGVDPGIVDDVIWGCVSQVGDQSSNIGRYSVLAAGWPEHIPGTTVNRACGSSQQAVDFAVQAVMSGQQDVVVAGGVEVMSRVPLGAARSTGTPYGPKVFARYDDFSFNQGISAEMIAQKWGFDRTQVDEYSARSHELAAAAQDRGAFNDQIVPVTTEGGPVTADEGIRRGTTAEKLAGLKPAFAEDGLIHAGNSSQISDGAAALLVTTAEKAAELGLTPLVRYVAGAVTGADPVLMLTGPIPATEKVLRKAGLGVGDVGVFEVNEAFAPVPMAWLADTGADPDRLNPLGGAIALGHPLGASGAVLMTRMIHHMRDNGIRYGLQTMCEGGGTANATVVELV, encoded by the coding sequence ATGAGAGAAACAGTGATCGTCGGTGCGGTGCGCACCCCCGTCGGAAAACGCAACGGCGGCCTGTCCGACCAGCATGCGGCGGACCTGTCCGCACTGGTGCTCAACGAACTGGCGGACCGCACCGGAGTGGACCCCGGCATCGTCGACGACGTGATCTGGGGCTGCGTGTCGCAGGTCGGTGACCAGTCGAGCAACATCGGCCGCTACTCGGTGCTGGCCGCCGGGTGGCCCGAGCACATCCCGGGCACCACGGTGAACCGCGCCTGCGGATCAAGCCAGCAGGCTGTGGATTTCGCGGTGCAGGCCGTCATGTCGGGGCAGCAGGACGTCGTGGTCGCCGGTGGTGTCGAGGTGATGAGCCGGGTCCCGCTCGGGGCGGCTCGCTCGACCGGAACGCCATACGGGCCCAAGGTTTTCGCGCGCTACGACGACTTCTCGTTCAACCAGGGCATCTCGGCCGAGATGATCGCGCAGAAGTGGGGATTCGACCGGACCCAGGTCGACGAGTACTCCGCCCGCTCGCACGAACTCGCCGCCGCCGCGCAGGACCGCGGGGCCTTTAATGACCAGATCGTGCCGGTGACCACCGAGGGTGGACCCGTCACCGCGGACGAGGGCATCCGGCGCGGAACCACCGCCGAGAAGCTCGCCGGTCTCAAGCCGGCGTTCGCCGAGGACGGTCTGATCCATGCCGGAAACTCGTCGCAGATCTCCGACGGGGCCGCGGCACTGCTCGTGACGACCGCCGAGAAGGCCGCCGAACTCGGACTGACGCCGCTGGTGCGCTACGTCGCCGGTGCGGTCACGGGCGCCGATCCGGTGCTGATGCTGACCGGACCGATCCCGGCGACAGAGAAGGTGCTGCGCAAGGCGGGCCTCGGTGTCGGGGACGTCGGCGTCTTCGAGGTCAACGAGGCCTTCGCGCCCGTCCCCATGGCCTGGCTCGCCGACACCGGCGCGGATCCGGACCGGCTCAACCCGCTCGGTGGTGCGATCGCGCTCGGTCATCCGCTGGGTGCCTCGGGTGCGGTGCTGATGACCCGGATGATCCATCACATGCGCGACAACGGAATTCGATACGGGCTGCAGACCATGTGCGAGGGCGGCGGGACCGCCAACGCCACCGTGGTCGAGCTCGTCTAG
- a CDS encoding ferredoxin encodes MRIKLDRTLCDGFGICAKHAPEYFSLDDWGYAVLVGDGVVPEPDRDTVMRALLDCPVHAIMEIAERRPTEPPAAPPVQHDEDPGAHLKTEDNEAEWGFTR; translated from the coding sequence ATGCGGATCAAGCTCGACCGGACGCTGTGCGACGGGTTCGGCATCTGCGCCAAGCATGCGCCGGAGTACTTTTCGCTCGACGACTGGGGATACGCGGTGCTCGTCGGTGACGGCGTGGTGCCCGAGCCCGACCGGGATACCGTGATGCGCGCGCTCCTGGACTGCCCGGTGCACGCGATCATGGAGATCGCCGAACGACGCCCCACCGAACCGCCTGCCGCACCACCGGTGCAGCATGACGAGGACCCGGGCGCGCATCTGAAAACCGAAGACAACGAAGCGGAGTGGGGTTTCACGCGATGA
- a CDS encoding CaiB/BaiF CoA transferase family protein, producing MTDTQPASGPLAGITIVAMEQAVSAPMCSRVLADFGARVIKVENPKGGDFARDYDDVVNGPGGLAAHFVWANRGKESITLDLKSPAGIEILHQLLDRADALVSNLAPGATVRLGIAPDDLRERHPNLIPVEIDGYGSGGPISHKRAYDLLVQAESGTCAATGYPGMPAKPGPPVADISTGLYSALSIMALLLGRARGRTEGPMPAVAVSLFDTMTDIMGYQLTYTQHSGIDQQPLGMSSPAVAPYGAFPTRDGQTVVLGTTNDREWQRVAREIINRPDLADDPKFATNSDRCAHRDELNAAIGSWCAENDLADIQRIADAAGIGNSRYNLPSEVVKHEQLRARDRWREVATPKGPIDALLPPPVIAGFEQPMGAVPGLGEHTDALLAELGYAPADIDALRAQGAIGPAYRAEAH from the coding sequence ATGACAGACACGCAGCCCGCCTCGGGCCCGCTGGCCGGCATCACGATCGTCGCGATGGAACAGGCCGTGTCCGCACCCATGTGCTCACGGGTGCTTGCCGACTTCGGCGCCCGCGTCATCAAGGTGGAGAACCCGAAGGGCGGTGACTTCGCCCGCGACTACGACGACGTCGTGAACGGCCCCGGAGGCCTTGCCGCACATTTCGTCTGGGCCAACCGGGGCAAGGAGTCGATCACCCTCGACCTGAAATCCCCTGCGGGCATTGAGATCCTGCACCAACTCCTCGACCGTGCCGATGCGCTGGTGTCCAACCTGGCGCCGGGTGCCACGGTTCGCCTGGGTATCGCCCCGGACGATCTGCGCGAGCGGCATCCGAACCTGATTCCCGTCGAGATCGACGGCTACGGTTCGGGCGGCCCGATCTCGCACAAGCGTGCCTATGACCTCCTGGTGCAGGCCGAGTCTGGAACCTGCGCTGCCACCGGCTATCCGGGGATGCCCGCCAAGCCGGGTCCGCCCGTCGCCGACATCTCGACGGGTCTGTACTCCGCTCTGTCGATCATGGCACTGCTCCTCGGCCGGGCTCGCGGGCGCACCGAGGGGCCGATGCCCGCCGTCGCCGTGAGCCTGTTCGACACCATGACCGACATCATGGGTTACCAGCTGACGTACACGCAGCACTCCGGGATCGACCAGCAGCCGTTGGGAATGAGTTCACCCGCGGTGGCGCCCTACGGCGCGTTCCCCACCAGGGACGGCCAGACCGTGGTGCTGGGCACCACCAACGACCGGGAGTGGCAGCGGGTCGCCCGCGAGATCATCAACCGGCCGGATCTGGCCGACGATCCGAAGTTCGCGACCAACAGCGACCGCTGCGCACATCGCGACGAGTTGAACGCTGCCATCGGATCCTGGTGTGCGGAGAACGATCTCGCCGACATCCAACGGATCGCCGACGCCGCCGGGATTGGCAACTCGCGTTACAACCTGCCCAGTGAGGTGGTCAAGCACGAACAACTCCGGGCACGCGACCGGTGGCGCGAGGTGGCGACGCCGAAGGGGCCGATCGACGCCCTGCTGCCCCCTCCGGTGATCGCCGGATTCGAGCAGCCCATGGGTGCGGTGCCCGGCCTCGGCGAACACACCGACGCCCTGTTGGCCGAGCTGGGCTACGCCCCAGCCGACATCGACGCGCTGCGCGCGCAGGGTGCGATCGGGCCGGCCTACCGGGCCGAAGCCCATTGA
- a CDS encoding TetR/AcrR family transcriptional regulator has product MTSARPYATLLAKGEDRKIRILAAAQRLLTRNGWRNTTLSQIAKEAGVSAAGLLHHFDSKEQLLHAVVDARDADDDAHADRSGDLLEQLANVGERVDRNPELVGTYSVLLVENLMPDAPLHDRMFNRHRAAVRIVADLIRRGQESGRYRSDIDPALKAVQIVSLVNGMEISWLLDPSIPLQEALREYAKSLAQEFAPEATS; this is encoded by the coding sequence GTGACCTCTGCCAGGCCTTATGCGACGTTGCTCGCGAAGGGTGAGGACCGGAAGATCCGAATCCTCGCCGCCGCGCAGCGTCTGCTCACCCGCAACGGGTGGCGCAACACGACCCTGTCGCAGATCGCGAAAGAGGCCGGAGTCAGCGCTGCGGGCCTGCTTCACCATTTCGACTCCAAGGAACAACTGCTCCACGCGGTCGTCGACGCCCGCGACGCCGACGACGATGCGCATGCGGACCGTTCCGGTGACCTGCTCGAGCAACTCGCGAATGTCGGCGAGCGCGTGGACCGAAACCCGGAGTTGGTCGGCACCTACTCGGTGCTGCTCGTCGAGAACCTGATGCCCGACGCCCCGCTGCACGATCGCATGTTCAACAGGCATCGGGCGGCAGTCAGGATCGTCGCCGACCTGATCCGTCGGGGTCAGGAATCCGGCCGGTATCGCTCCGACATCGACCCAGCCCTCAAAGCGGTGCAGATTGTGTCCCTCGTCAACGGAATGGAAATCTCATGGTTGCTCGATCCCTCGATCCCGCTGCAGGAAGCATTGCGCGAGTACGCGAAATCCCTCGCGCAGGAATTCGCGCCGGAGGCAACATCGTGA